Below is a window of Musa acuminata AAA Group cultivar baxijiao chromosome BXJ3-11, Cavendish_Baxijiao_AAA, whole genome shotgun sequence DNA.
TTTTAAAGAGCTGAACCCAAGTGTCCATGGATGATGGCATGACCTTATACTCTCAGAACAACTCCATGGCATCACCTGACATTCTCTCTATATCTTCTTGTGTAAGGAGAGTCTTCTTGCCACCACTGCCTGCCTTATCATAGGGCTGGGCCATCCTCCGAAGGAACTACAACAACGCAAAGACCAAATTGAACACTATGAGATTCTAGTTAAAAGGCTGAATAAATGTAGTATTGAACTATGTTTCCTCATGCAAGAATAAACATATATAATCTTTCTAGTGAATCAGCTACAAAAAACTAACCACAACTGAAGAGTTATTACTTAGGACTGAACATTAATGACGGTGAATTTGATTTTAGATCAAATAGAACTGATATTAAGGACCTCCAACATGGAGGATAATTAGTGAATACTGCCAATACCATGGCTAATCATATTTAAGCTTATCATGCTATCAATAATGTCTTCTTAATTGTAGAAATTTCTAAGCTGGCACATAAAATTCAAAGATTTGTTTAAGAAAATCAGAACCCAAGATCGGTGCTAAAACACTTGATACATTATGGGAAAATGCAGGAACATACATAGAACTGCAGAAGACATTATCTATAAGGGTTCACAAGTACAACAATAAAGGTGACAGTTTTCCACTCATGCAATGAATAAAAAGTTTCTCAAGTACAACTATCAAATCACAGGAGACAATTCTCCACCCATATCCCTGGGAAAAAGAAAATACCTTCAAAAGCAAATACTGGAGAACATATCAAATCAGTAACATACCTCTCGTGCTATATGCAAAGCCATGTCTGTGCTTAGGTTGAGGTGTGCATCACGTAGATGTGACAGTATCCATCCAGGTAACTTAGAGCGTTTGTCATGACGACTATATCTGCACAAAGAAAGATTAAGATATGTTAATCTGCTAGTAAGAAATCTAGAAAACATTTCAGATATATGAATCAGAGCCACTAATTGTCGTCAAACTAAAATATGAATGATTATAGGCATATGCTATGCTCTTGAAGAACTCCCATAGGTCGCCCCAGTAAGAAAGACAAATCCTGAGTCTTGTTATTTCCACTTGAGATGATGTGACCAGACAAatgtaacatttttttttttataatgaaaatcacTATATAAATCATGCATAAATCAAATGCACATACGAGTGTAGAAAACTGATAAAACTGGTTTACCAATAGAATATTCATTAAGTAGACATCACAAGGAGTTATCCTGCAGCCTATGAATGTATACATGAGTGCATGTGATAAGTGGAAAGGGCCTCTGAACATAATAGCAGGTATACTTCAGGAAGCAGGAATAGCAATGGCCATATAATaatagaaaaggaaagtagaagtcAGTTAACAAGAAATAtagaaaaaggaaggaagaaatgaAGTCTAGTTTCCTACAAGAAAAATCAGTCATACGTCATCACTCTGTCTAATAAGATAACTTAGAAAaaccttttattttcttttttccaaACTTTAAAAAAACCAAGGAATTAAGCAAGCCAACCTTGACAATATATGTTTTCTTTTCATAGAGAGAACATATTTAATCTTTTGAATTTGGAAGCAAATTCAGATCGATATGAAAAATAGTGTCAAAACTCAAAACTAGATTTTCTGAAATTATTCTCCAGGATACGCAACATCACAGTTCCAAGTGGGTGTTTAATAGTCCCAATGGTCGCACAAGGAGCCAGTGCTGTGTAACCAATAACTGGAAAAAACCTTTCTCAAGTATCTAGTTAACCAAGCAAACTATTGAACTTCGATGTGTATGCATAATTAAGCGCTTCTCATGGAGATACTAGGAGTCCTAGTATGAGAAACTTGCTTTCTTTAGAAGAGAGGTGTCAAGCCCTGTCTCTTTAGGAAAGTCTACCAACCATTGGTGTCTGTTTTccacaaaataaaattttctccTAACCAACtgaatctacaaaagaagaatacTCTTTTACAGTTCCGGCTGCTTATTTTTTTCTCACCGCCACAGTCAGAGCAACTGGTGCAGTGCAGTGGGACAAAAAAAGCCTAATTTAGCCACATAAATTTACCAGTTGGCAACAATCATCAACTCTCCAACTGATTTTCTTACTTATGGAGGAATAAAGGTGATTTTCTTACTTATAGCATAATGTACACATATGTTTATTAAACTCATGACAACCTGTGTTTTTCGCCGGGCGGAAAACATGCCAAGAGATATCTAGCTGTCTCAACTTGTTTGGCTCACTCCCACTGGATTTCTATTCCTCATTTTGAAGTCTCTGATATCTCGAAGTCAAGACTATATCATGATAATGCTTCTTTGATTCCCCAATCTCGAACACATAAAGTcataacagtgatttaaaaagcgctaggcgccaaggtcccaaaactcTTGAGGCGCTAGGCACTCGCCTGAACGAGACgccctaaaatattaaaatattaaaatatataatataattaataaatagaattatttaaataaaaatatgatattaaattaaaaacaaatattagcattgttaaaatctaaatagtatattattgatctaataaataaagattattttgaaCACTAATTAAtaatctactgttaacagtatattcacTGTTAACAGCAATAAGGAAGAGTAGAGACTGAAGAAGCCGACGGTGAGAAGTTGTGTTGCAGGTTATAGACAGCAACAGAGTCGTGTCGTGGATAGCAACAGGCAGTGGACAGCGATAGCAGTAGCGGATAGCAATGACAGACAACGGACAACAGCGAAAGCTGAGGAGACTCGATCGGTGACAAAGGAAGACTCAGAGGCAGCGAGAGAAACTATTGGCGGTGGAGGCAGAGGGAGAAATCGGCGAACGCAGAGGGAGAAATCATCAAGGGCGGAAACAAAAAGAGAAGCGTGCGTAGGGTTGGGAGTCGGGGTCATGCGCTGATATAACTACGTGCATTAGTTGGTGCAATCGAATCAACTAACGTAAATTTAAGCAATTTGGTCGCCTTATATCAACCGGGCGCTTGCCCGAAGCACCCAGTAGCTAGGCTAAGGTGGGCGCCCAGCAACGCCTCATTGAAGCGCATCGCCTGGCCTTTAAacgaggcgcttgggcctcgtCTCGCCTCGCTTAAGAGCTTAggcaagcgcccgagcgcctttttaaatcgctgagtCACAATGTCCAAAAAAGTTTAAATTTGTTCGAGTGAATCATGAGTCTACTACGATTGAGATGCTTGTTCTGAGGTATTTTTGTTCCAGAATTATGAATCTACTAAAAGTCCAATTAAGAAAACAGGAGTAATTCTAGGTATATATATCCTTATCTGGTTAGTTTCAAGTACCTCTTCTTTCATTTCAATCCTCTTCTCCTTCTATTCTGTATTCGACTTTTCTACTTTATTCTTTTTAGCATTTTCACACAATCTAAAactataaaaaattaaagaaattaatCGAAAAACCAAATGAGATATAATACCTTTTGTCAGCAAATATCATCATCCCATAATCTGCTTTAGAACGAATTACACGGCCAACACATTGTGCAGCTTGCCTCTGTTCCAAGACACAATGCAACCTAATTACTATAGTGTTTCTCAGAATAGGCCTGGACAAAGGATCAAGATGGACATACCAATGCGTCAAAAGTGAGAAAATCACCCTCTTTTATCTGAAAGGTCTCCCGCAAATACTCTAACCTAGCTAGCAAAATCCTGTAATAGAAAAAAAGAAGGAGCTGTATAAATCCCTAGACAACACCAAACTAACAGAAATCAAGAATATAATAATCAGACATGATTATATGGCAAGTTAAAAAATTGATACTACACAAAGCCCATGTAGTGAATAAGAAATAAGAGACTGTTTCCTTCAACCCTTGGCTTGCTACATGTGCCACAGAGATAAAACACCATTAATATTTTTTGTTCCTTTGTTGACATAAATGTTCATTCAACAAATTTAGAAATACAAAATCCCATCGGGCTATCTAAGAGGCATGGTCTTGGTGACATGAATACACTAAAGTATTAGTTCTCTCCCTACCCACTAAAGTGATTAGGCTTGTTGGCTAAGGTTAATATCAGGTAGTAGTatgaaattaaaactaaagattaCCTGCTAAGTGTGTACTGGAAAGGAACCCCAAACATGATAACAAGTCTGCCATAATGACGATCAAAGTCTATACCTTCCGCCACCTTGCCCCTGCAAAACAGCATTTGTCCTCAGAAGCAGATGAAGCCAACTCTTGATGTTGAGCTTCCATACACATATCAACAAGCTTGCACAAcacattaaaaaaagaaaaacatatcatGCAAAGATCTTAATCAGATAATTACGAAATATCAGCAATATTGATCTCAAAGATCCAGTAAAGTGACTAGGTTTTAGCCACAAAGGAGTTAAAAAAACTACCACAATTACTACGGCTTCATTTGGCTCCAATCTAATTCATTCAGTTTCTACTCGTAACCAGGTAGATTGGGCTTAAAAGTTAGCCAaataattggagcaaaaaagttctAAACTAAGGTTTTGGCTTTTGTAGAGATCCCTATCTTAAGTGTTAACTACAAACAACCCCTGTCTAATCCATCTTTATTATTTGTTCCACAAGAACACCAATAGCTGAAAAATCCCAACTACAATCaatcatcattttagaatatcaaAGTTTTATTAACCCTTCTCTTCAGCTAGTGTACTTTATGATCATAATTGAATTTGTAATGTACTAGAAGCTATTTGTTCACTCAGCAACCTCCTAGAGTTCCTCTCAGCGTTAAAGTTTCCACAGATGCAGCTATCAGCTAACTTCTTATTCTAAATATCCAATAAATATCTTTCCTTCAATCTTTATTAAATATCCAACACTATGCATCTAAGCAGTGTCAAGAAAGCTTATTCACATTGTTGCCCCATCACCATAATTGCTCTCACCTAATAAAAGATTCACTGAAAGTTGAGTTCTAGTTTATGACCCAGAATCAACATTCAACTACAAGCCAAACTGCTAAAACTTTGAACAAGCTCAAAACTGAAGACACATCAAGAACCGAGAAAAGGCAAGTTATCTTGATATGTAATTGAAGGCAAGATGTCCTATCTCATATACCAACTGTCTAGAATCTCTCTCAGCATTAGAGTCTCTGCAATTGGTGGCTATCGACTAACAGGTCCTTATTAAAGCCTACGTACAGGCAAGCATATTTCTTTGGATCTCTCAAGTCCCTAACACTATGGATCCAAGTAGTATCAACCTTCATACTGTTTCCTTGTAGACACGATTGTTCTCACCTTACAAAAGCTTCACTGGTACTATGCTGTAGTTTATGAACTGAAATCAACATTCATTTgaagactaaactgcaaaacccaTAAATTTCCGAAGCTCAAGCCATTTCAAGAGCTTAAAATTAGCAAGTTATCTTGACACAAGTTCTAGGCAAGCTATCTTATGATATCTTTCATACACCTATACAGAAATGTGCTATGAAAAAAGCCGAAATTACCATGTACAAGTTTAAACCTGCAACCAACATCACATGGACCTCATACCACCCAAAACACATAACAGTACAAGGATTAAAGGATCAACTCTCAGCCCAAGCATATACGTATTGCACAAAATATTCTCTCTCAAAAACATCTAGTTAGCCTACAAATTTGAACATACATCAGAATATTGGATCATAACCTTACAAAATTCCACATACTCAGTTTGCTGGTAAAACTACAATATGGGTCTATTAATGGTCAaatttcaaagatagaaaatagcACCTTCCTGATACATTTTCCTGATTACTTTGGCACGTTTATCATGATCTTAATGTGCTTATTTCATGTGTTTCCCAGAAATAAAAGAAGTAAAAGCAACATTTACTTTGCAGTTCCTTTTACATTGGAGATAAACTATAGACATTATGTTCCAAACTCTCACTCGTTGCAAGGCTTGTTTGCTGCAGTTATCCTAGAAAATGCTTATGGATTTTATATATCATAACATGCTTATAGGATGCATATATATGAACAATTTCAGACTTCACTATCACCATGGTTCCACTAAATGGTCATGTAGAATATGGTGCACGAAGTAATGAAAAAATTTTATGCAATAGATTTGTAGCAAGTGAAACAATTATTTCAATGTGTAAGAGATAATGTATACATCAATGATCATCTTGTATGAGCACAATCCTTTATTTAAGAAGAACAAAACCACAACTTGAACCAGTTGATACCAAGATACACATGTAAAATTGCAGGACAGGATTAGCGGAACCTTGATTGAACACCCAGGATTCACTACTTGGTTAGACAGTTGTAAAAGCTGACGTATATCAGAAACActgggggaaaaaaaaagaacatgagaTTAGAAGTACCTAGCAACAGAAAAAAAGACAGCCCCTCTTCCGCAGTCACAAGCCCTTCGATAGTTATCGAGAGCTAATGTAGTCTCTACTACATCTTGAGTTTCAATGAAAACTAGTTTATGTTGCATCACATCCTGAAGAAGAAACTTGTAAGTCATTTTATTTAGTGAGGTTCTTTGTTTTGTAACAGTCAATTGATCACCTGCAATATTCCCATTTCGTTCCAACTGTTGACAATGCCATCCATATAGGAGTAACTGACAAAGAAACAGACAATACCATCTGGAACAGCAGCAACCATTTCCAGCAGTAGTCGTCCATAATTCCTCACAACACCAGGATCACTACGCATGTCAAACTTTGTGCTTACAGGTAGCTGATCACTGGAACATTGAGCATCAACGTACAGTAAGGATTTGTTGTACAAAGAAAAGCAAGAATCCAAAATGTTCAACAACAAAAACAACCAGTCATAAGGTCACAAATAAAAACTGTCCGAACATGTAAAAACAGAAGATGAAGTACTATTAGTGATTTTAGAGGGAATTTCTTTAGTACTGTCAAAGAACAATATcaatacacatacatacacacatatacatatggaGCCAACAGTTAGGCAAACTTTCATACTTAGATAAGTATAGAGCACAattgattcacacaatatcacatTAGACCAAGTCAATAGCAAAGCATAATATTAGGATATTGAATTATACCTTCCACGAGTTAGAACCATCGGACATATGCAATCTCTTGTCAAAGACATTGTAAAACTTCGACTTATGACTGGGTTGAAATTCAGAAGACGAGGGTAGAGATCAATTGGGCTTAGAGTCCCAGAAGTAATTACAACTGACTGGAAGCGTTCAAAGACAGGCTTTATAGCAAGTGAAGCATCGTGACAGCTGAGCTGCAATTACAAATAATGATGGATGAATATGCCAAAACTCATTAGATGTTATATGCAATAAAACAAAAACCAAAGAACTAGTCACCTGCAGCACAGGATCAGGAATATGAGGCATTCGCTCATCAAACGGTTCGATGATTATTGAAAAGCCTCGTGTATATGTTCCAATTAATGTTGCAAAGTCACAAATTGTCTGGATGTGCAAGAACTCATCCGTGTCAGTTATTTCAAGCGTAAGCATGAGAGAGTGCAAGCGATCATAGCAGAATCTAAGCATTTTTTGATCAATTCCAGCCTGGGAATTCACAGAAGCAACAAAGGCTACAGGCCCTTCTGTCTCAACATTTTCAGTTTGTAAACGCCCTTTCAGATATTGTACTAGTCTTCTTAAAACAGAGAGGAAATGTTCTGCTCTCCTGATATTTCCAGGCACAGCCTCCTTCAAAATATCATCAGGCAAGGCAGGATTCGCAAGCCAGGCATCAGTTACTTCAGGAAAAGAGGGGATATTATTACCATCAGTTAACAATAGTTCTAAGAATAGATCAGATGGAATTTGGAACAATAAGACCATACATACTGGGTAAACTTCCTCTTTGTGCCAAACCTTCTACAAGACGGTTGTATTCTGTACGCAGTCTGGTAGCATCTGTCGCCTTGAACCTTCCTACCAAATTGAGCTTTCATTTCATCAAGTAATAATTTGATGTCTAAACAATGCAGGGACGAATTCAGTCAAACATAATATGaacaaaacctttttttttcttttcccgaTTTCAGACCAGTAGAGGTagaaatcaatttttttatatctaaaaaaTGGGGCTGCAGAGCAAGAAGCAACAATCAGCATCCTACCCATTATTGCTAAAATTTAAGAATGGAATCCACGAAAACCAAGAAATGAGGTGAACAAAATGGAAATGAATGTTTTCCGAAGCTCATTGATGTATCATCAATCCAAAGAAAACCCTAACAGAGCATTTAATAAAATCTCTAGAATTTCTGACAAGTTATTATATTGTGATATAAAATGTGATATGGttggcaaatatatatacaaaaaacgAAAGGAACATTGAATAGAGGTTGATGTAATAATAGAGGAGAAagggaatttttttatgaaatgaaCAGAAATCAATTTCTTCAGATcgtgttttctttttttattactaTGGTGGAATCCATGTTTACATCATTTTGTCACTTAACAAACTCCTTTTTCATCTTCCAAATAATCATATTACGTGCTCAATGAAATCCATCCACAGCATACACTCTGTCTTGTAGATAGTCGGTGAGGCGGGAAATCATTAAAACGAGAAAGAGAAACTTTGGAATACCTATCGATCTCCTGGACCATGCGGTTGAGATTCCTGGTGGCGCCTTCCAGTGTCTGCCGCCGAATGCTAACGCTGAGAGCCTCGATACACACATTGTCAATGTTATGGGCCTCATCGAACACGACTACGCACTCCCTCTGCATCTCTTTGGAGATGATGCTGGCGACCTTAGGGTCGAGCAAATACTGGTAGCTGTAGACCACGATATTGGCATAGCGTATGGTCTGCCGGGCGAGGAAGTAGGGGCACCAGCCCTTGTCCCTGCCGAAGGCGCGGAGATCCTGGAGCGTGTACACCCCGGGGGGGAGCATGACGGAGGCATTGGATGAAGAGGCGGCGCGGTCGAAGCCCTCGAAGAAGGAGCAGGTGGGGACGGCGGGGTCCTCGGCGGCTGCGGCGCGGACCCAGCTGGCGGTGAGGCGGCGGCAGGCGGAGTCGACGGAGTCTCGGGAGGCAGCGGAGACGATGGTGGGGTTGATGCATAGGTTCTTGCGGGAGGAGAGGCCTAGGGCGAGGAGGGAGCGGCGGAGGTCCGGGGGAACGTGGGAGAGGAGGAGGCGAAGCTCGGCAAGGGTCTTCTCCATCTCGTGGACGGTGCGGGTGCAGTAGAGGAGCTTCAGCGGGCGGTCGCCGGCGCGGGAGAGGGAATAGCTGGTGATGAGGGAGAGGAGGGCGACGGTCTTGCCGGTGCCGGTGGGCATCTCGAGGAGGCAGTGACCACGCGCGTCCAGAGCGCGCTTCAGCTCCACCATGTACTCGTACTGCTCCGGGTAGATGTGCTCGTAGGGGAAGTACACCGTCACATCCTCGATCTGGAATTtcatggctgctgctgctgctgctgctgttgcttttGCTTCCCCCTCCTCTCCGCTTCCCCTCTCCCACCACGACCGTGCTAATTGCTTCTCGGTGATGCCGCGAGCGGCTTAATTAGGGTTGAGAGAGAACTGGCCGGCCCAGTTTCTTTTGAGCCGCGATAGAAACGGTTCGACCCCATCAAACCCGAAACATTCACATTATATTTTGGTTGCTTAAGAATTAGCTCACTTTCTCTATGAATCTAAAGCTCTTTGTACTCAT
It encodes the following:
- the LOC135653355 gene encoding general transcription and DNA repair factor IIH helicase subunit XPD-like, with protein sequence MKFQIEDVTVYFPYEHIYPEQYEYMVELKRALDARGHCLLEMPTGTGKTVALLSLITSYSLSRAGDRPLKLLYCTRTVHEMEKTLAELRLLLSHVPPDLRRSLLALGLSSRKNLCINPTIVSAASRDSVDSACRRLTASWVRAAAAEDPAVPTCSFFEGFDRAASSSNASVMLPPGVYTLQDLRAFGRDKGWCPYFLARQTIRYANIVVYSYQYLLDPKVASIISKEMQRECVVVFDEAHNIDNVCIEALSVSIRRQTLEGATRNLNRMVQEIDRFKATDATRLRTEYNRLVEGLAQRGSLPITDAWLANPALPDDILKEAVPGNIRRAEHFLSVLRRLVQYLKGRLQTENVETEGPVAFVASVNSQAGIDQKMLRFCYDRLHSLMLTLEITDTDEFLHIQTICDFATLIGTYTRGFSIIIEPFDERMPHIPDPVLQLSCHDASLAIKPVFERFQSVVITSGTLSPIDLYPRLLNFNPVISRSFTMSLTRDCICPMVLTRGSDQLPVSTKFDMRSDPGVVRNYGRLLLEMVAAVPDGIVCFFVSYSYMDGIVNSWNEMGILQDVMQHKLVFIETQDVVETTLALDNYRRACDCGRGAVFFSVARGKVAEGIDFDRHYGRLVIMFGVPFQYTLSRILLARLEYLRETFQIKEGDFLTFDALRQAAQCVGRVIRSKADYGMMIFADKRYSRHDKRSKLPGWILSHLRDAHLNLSTDMALHIAREFLRRMAQPYDKAGSGGKKTLLTQEDIERMSGDAMELF